The following coding sequences are from one Nicotiana tabacum cultivar K326 chromosome 1, ASM71507v2, whole genome shotgun sequence window:
- the LOC142163770 gene encoding uncharacterized protein LOC142163770, whose product MEGVELASYRLRGAAYSWFGMWEDSRGEGRPPVRWDEFVYAFMDHFLPAEPMAARATEFEVLKQGSMSIWEYHMEFVRFSKYAPQFVSTMDARVWRFVQGLSPLVVNEASTAALHSDMNYGKIRGHVQRDYRAPSQGIGRGFAQSSGSLAATSSVRPPAPAGRGVVRGGACGRGVPSRFYALSGHQSAEASPDVTTCILSVQAIDYYALIDLGSSLSYVTPFIASSFGVEPEQLHEPFSVSTPVSDSVTATRVYRNCVVMVCGRATTTDLIKLEVVDFDVIMGMDWLYSCFAKLDCRTGVMRL is encoded by the exons ATGGAAGGGGTTGAATTGGCTTCATACAGGTTGAGGGGAGCAGCGTATTCGTGGTTCGGGATGTGGGAGGATTCTCGTGGGGAGGGAAGACCTCCAGTTAGATGGGATGAGTTTGTATATGCATTCATGGACCACTTCTTGCCTGCCGAGCCAATGGCGGCCCGTGCCACAGAGTTTGAGGTACTCAAGCAAGGCAGTATGAGTAtttgggagtaccacatggagtttgtgaggttttccaagtatgctccTCAGTTTGTGTCAACCATGGATGCTCGAGTTTGGCGATTCGTTCAAGGTCTTAGTCCTTTGGTGGTGAATGAGGCTTCTACAGCGGCCTTACACTcagatatgaattatgggaagatt AGAGGTCATGTCCAGCGGGACTACCGTGCGCCCAGTCAGGGCATAGGTAGGGGATTTGCTCAGTCATCCGGTTCTTTAGCTGCCACATCATCCGTGCGTCCTCCAGCCCCAGCAGGGCGCGGTGTAGTTAGGGGTGGAGCTTGTGGTAGAGGTGTACCCAGCCGGTTTTACGCCTTAAGTGGTCACCAGAGTGCAGAGGCCTCCCCAGATGTTACTACATGTATCTTGTCTGTTCAGGCCATTGATTattatgctcttattgatctgGGGTCCTCTTTGTCTTATGTCACCCCATTCATTGCTTCAAGTTTTGGCGTAGAACCcgaacagcttcatgagccattCTCTGTATCGACTCCGGTTAGTGATTCTGTTACAGCCACGCGAGTTTATAGGAATTGTGTTGTCATGGTATGTGGTCGTGCTACCACGACCGATCTTATTAAGCTTGAagtggtggattttgatgtgattatgggaatggactggctttattcgtgCTTTGCTAAACTTGACTGTCGAACAGGAGTCATGAGGCTTTAG